In one Conger conger chromosome 5, fConCon1.1, whole genome shotgun sequence genomic region, the following are encoded:
- the LOC133127948 gene encoding protein Z-dependent protease inhibitor-like produces MKKALLFLLELGFLLQVITEAQDMSSDVTVLASKNTDFATSLYREISSASDDNVFFSPLCVSSALAALSMGAQGITREKILQGLGITPLDQEDQPKRIPELFQKLREEVTKNEGLQYNPTTALFIRQQLDVSTDYTQVIKQYFGANISKVDFTNAQVSKASINDYVKSKTGDKVKEVVSTVDPQATLMLISSIFFQGNWKIPFAPMPEERFFVNKYKIVQVTMLFSSEKHYLAYDPTMKLGVLKLPYQGGVAMLVLLPDKDVDYTSIDEVLTGDRFLGWIKMLKKIKLEVVLPMFSLEQSYAMKTVLPDMGISNVFESADLSGLSEEPNLNLSEMIHKAAIEVKKSDISAMDTPMDSAPPRLTINRPFLFVIYHEATNSPLFMGRVIDPTKK; encoded by the exons ATGAAGAAGGCACTTCTGTTCCTCCTGGAACTTGGCTTCCTCCTTCAAGTCATCACCGAAGCCCAGGACATGAGCTCTGATGTCACGGTGCTGGCCTCCAAGAACACTGACTTCGCCACAAGCCTGTACCGCGAGATTTCCAGCGCCAGCGATGACAACGTCTTCTTCTCGCCCCTTTGCGTGTCGTCGGCCCTTGCCGCACTGTCGATGGGCGCCCAAGGAATCACGCGTGAGAAGATCCTCCAGGGGCTCGGCATCACCCCGCTGGACCAGGAAGACCAGCCGAAGCGGATCCCAGAGCTCTTCCAGAAACTGCGGGAAGAGGTGACCAAGAACGAGGGGCTGCAGTACAACCCTACCACCGCCCTGTTTATCCGCCAGCAGCTGGATGTGTCGACGGACTACACTCAAGTGATTAAGCAGTACTTCGGTGCAAATATCAGCAAGGTGGACTTCACCAACGCGCAAGTCAGCAAGGCCTCCATCAATGATTATGTGAAAAGCAAGACGGGGGACAAGGTGAAGGAGGTGGTCAGCACCGTGGATCCACAGGCCACACTGATGCTCATTAGCTCCATCTTCTTTCAAG GGAACTGGAAGATCCCATTTGCTCCCATGCCAGAGGAGCGTTTCTTTGTCAACAAGTACAAGATCGTCCAGGTCACCATGTTGTTCAGTAGTGAGAAGCACTACCTGGCCTACGACCCCACCATGAAGTTGGGCGTGCTGAAGCTGCCATACCAGGGTGGCGTGGCCATGCTTGTCCTCCTACCTGACAAGGATGTGGACTACACCTCCATCGATGAGGTCCTCACAGGAGATCGCTTCCTTGGCTGGATCAAAATGCTGAAGAAAAT CAAACTGGAAGTGGTACTGCCCATGTTCTCACTCGAACAGTCGTACGCTATGAAGACCGTCCTGCCTGACATGGGCATTTCCAACGTGTTCGAGAGTGCAGACCTCTCCGGACTGAGCGAAGAGCCAAATCTTAATCTATCAGAG ATGATTCATAAGGCCGCAATTGAGGTTAAGAAGTCAGATATCTCAGCCATGGACACCCCAATGGATTCTGCACCCCCCCGCCTCACCATCAACAGGCCCTTTCTCTTTGTCATCTACCACGAGGCCACCAATAGCCCACTGTTCATGGGCAGGGTCATAGATCCCACCAAGAAGTAA
- the LOC133129510 gene encoding transmembrane protein 179-like: MALDNFLFGQCILYFLCFLFGFIALVPLSESDDDFHGKCLLFTRGMWQNENMTVGKQRFIVEEWGPDSSCRFVTFVAIVSLILSAVQAWRIFFLLYKGHDDSYFCAFVNLLASSFLLFLVFVASTINSVGFNLWCDAVTEGGTMPSSCEEMQDTDLELGLDNSSFYDQLVIAQFGLWAAWLTWLGLTVLAFLKVYHNYRQQDLLDSLVHEKELLLDHTSRRESNENLRSGVI; this comes from the exons ATGGCCCTTGATAATTTCCTTTTCGGACAATGCATCCTCTATTTTCTATGCTTTCTTTTCGGTTTTATTGCCTTGGTGCCGCTGTCCGAGAGCGACGATGACTTCCATGGGAAATGCCTGCTTTTCACGCGTGGGATGTGGCAGAATGAGAATATGACCGTTGGAAAGCAGCGTTTCATAGTGGAGGAGTGGGGACCGGATTCCTCCTGTCGCTTCGTCACATTCGTAGCGATAGTCTCGCTCATCCTGTCCGCAGTACAGGCATGGCGGATATTCTTCCTCCTGTACAAAGGCCACGACGA ctccTACTTCTGTGCCTTTGTAAACCTGTTGGCTAGCTCCTTCCTGCTCTTCTTGGTATTTGTGGCCAGCACCATCAACAGCGTAGGATTCAACCTGTGGTGTGATGCGGTTACAGAGGGCGGGACCATGCCCAGCAG TTGTGAGGAGATGCAGGACACGGACCTTGAGCTTGGCCTGGACAACTCTTCTTTCTATgaccagcttgttattgcacAG TTTGGCCTGTGGGCTGCCTGGCTGACTTGGCTGGGGCTCACAGTGTTGGCCTTCCTCAAAGTCTACCACAACTACCGGCAACAGGACCTGCTCGACAGCCTGGTCCACGAGAAGGAGCTGTTGCTGGACCACACATCCCGACGAGAGTCAAACGAAAACTTAAGGAGCGGTGTGATTTAA